The following is a genomic window from Methanoplanus sp. FWC-SCC4.
CGGCACCTATGATTGCCGCTGAGTAGTCTGAACCGCTTCTGCCGAGGGTTGTGACTATTCCCTGTTCGGTGCATCCCATGTATCCCATTACAACCGGAATACCGTCCTGCATCTGCGGAACAACTCTTGACTTGATGCGGGGTTCGCTCTCGGGGAGAACATGTGCACAGCCGTGCCTTGCGTTTGTTAAAATTCCCGCCTCGCATCCGTTCATTGGTATTGAGTTGATTCCTGCCTGTCTGAGTGCCGCACTTACGATCTGTGCTGAGAGTCTCTCACCAAATGATATGATATAATCCCTTGAGCGGGGAGTGAGCTCGCGCAGGTTGTGGACTGCTGTCAGAATATTTTTGAGGTTTTCAAGGCGCTTGTCGATCTCTTTCATAACCTCTTCTGATTCGTCTTTTGCAACCGCATCAAGCACTTTTTTGTGTTTTGTGCGTATGGACTGCACAAATGAATCAACCGGCGGTTCGTCAGATGATTTCTCAACTTCCTCTGCAATTGCATGGAGCTGATCTGTTACTCCTGACATTGCGGATACTACAACCGCGATTTCGTTTCCGGATTTATAGTAGTGTTCAAGAATTGACACAACACGCCCGATGCATTTTTCATCGCCGACTGAAGTGCCTCCAAATTTCATTAAAAGCCTCAATTTAGCTCACTCTGCCTCTTAATTATCGTTGCTTATATAATCTGAATTTACTTTGTATTAAGAATATTACGGAAGAAGGGTTTTTTGGTATTCCAAAGTCCGCCAGTCATAGTAACGTACATTGCCATTTATTTATCATATCCGAATGCCTAAACGATTATTGACATGCATACAGACAATGTGGTTGACTGCCACGTTCTTGTTATCGGAAGCGGAGGTGCGGGGGCACGCGCCGCAATTGAGGCCTCTAAGTATGGGCACACCATACTTGTTTCAAGATCGATTACAGGAAAGGGCGGATGCACACCTATGGCGGAAGGCGGGTACAATGCCGTAATAAACAGCGAGGATTCCTGCAATTTACATGAAGGGGACACGCTCAAAGGCGGTGCTTACCTAAATGACCCTGAACTTGTAAAAATTCTCGTTGAAGAGTCGCCTGAGCGTATGAGCGATCTCGTAAACTGGGGCGCGGTTTTTGATGTGACAGCTGAAAGGGAGCTTGCGCAGAGACCGTTTGGGGGACAGAAATTCCCACGCACCTGCTATGCGGGAGACCGCACGGGCCACGAGATGATGATGACTTTAATAGAGCAGCTCAGGGTAAGCGATGTTGAGCTGGTCCAGGAGGTAACAATTATCGATCTTTTAAAAGACGGCGATATTGTTTCAGGTGCAATCGGTCTTGACAGAAGGGGCGGAATGATTGTATTCCGTGCTGATGCGACTGTTGTTGCAACAGGGGGGCTTGGTCAGATTTACGATGTCTGCACAAACTGTGCGACGGGAAACGGGCAGGGCTATGCATTTTCATACCGTGCCGGAGCAGAGCTTATTGATATGGAGATGGTTCAGTTTCACCCGACAGGTGCCGTTTATCCGTATGATGCAAGGGGAAGGCTGATTACAGAGGCTGTAAGAGGCGAAGGAGGGCTTTTGAAAAATTCCAAAGGAGAGCGCTTCATGGAGAAGTATGATCCTGAAAGGATGGAGCTTTCAACCCGTGATGTTGTCGCACGCTCTATTGCCACCGAAATCCTTGAAGGCAAAGGGACAAAAAACGGGGGTGTCTTTCTGGATGTGACGCATCTTTTGCCTGAAGAGATTGAAAAGCGGCTTCCTGTTATGCTTGAGCAGTTTTTGAACTACGGTGTCGATATCAGAAAAGAGCCGATGGAGGTTGCACCAACAGCCCATCATATGATGGGTGGTCTGAGGATTACACCTGACTGTATGACAACAAAGAAAGGACTCTACGCCTGCGGTGAGGTGACAGGAGGTATTCACGGGGCAAACAGGCTCGGTGGCAATTCGCTTGCAGATACCCAGGTATTTGGGAAGCGTGCGGGAGAATCTGCCGGAAAGACCGTGAATCGTGACATAGTCATTGATACAGAGCAGATAAAGGCACAAAGAGAGAGGCTGAAGAGGTTCGCCGAAGGTGATGTGAACCCCGCAGAGATAAGGCATGCACTCAGGAAGGTAATGTGGAAGGGTGCCGGCATCTTCCGTACAAAAGAAGGGCTTCAAAATGCCAAATCAGAGATAGATGCTCTGAGGACTTTAAAACCAAAGGCTGTCACTCCCCAGAACTACGCTGAATGCTGTATTCTTGAGGATATGCTAACGGTTGCGGCAATGGTCGTTGAAAGCGCCCTTATCAGGAAGGAGTCCCGCGGAGCCCATTTAAGAAAGGACGTTCCGACAGAATGGAAACCGGAAAAATCACCGTACGGACATACCTTTCAGTCGCTGAAAGGGTCGGGAGTTGAAAAGAGGGAGGCGGCTTAATGTCTGAAGAAAACAGGACAAAAGAGATCACATTCAATATCTATAGATTTGATCCGTGCAGGAACCTAAAACCCAGGACTGTTGAATACACTGTCCCTGTTCACGAGGGTGCGATGGTTCTTGATGTTTTAAAGGCAGTCCGGGATAAAATCGATCCAACACTTTCAATAAGATACTGCTGCAGTGCAGGGCAGTGCGGGAGCTGTGCCGTCCGTATAAAC
Proteins encoded in this region:
- the tfrA gene encoding fumarate reductase (CoM/CoB) subunit TfrA, yielding MHTDNVVDCHVLVIGSGGAGARAAIEASKYGHTILVSRSITGKGGCTPMAEGGYNAVINSEDSCNLHEGDTLKGGAYLNDPELVKILVEESPERMSDLVNWGAVFDVTAERELAQRPFGGQKFPRTCYAGDRTGHEMMMTLIEQLRVSDVELVQEVTIIDLLKDGDIVSGAIGLDRRGGMIVFRADATVVATGGLGQIYDVCTNCATGNGQGYAFSYRAGAELIDMEMVQFHPTGAVYPYDARGRLITEAVRGEGGLLKNSKGERFMEKYDPERMELSTRDVVARSIATEILEGKGTKNGGVFLDVTHLLPEEIEKRLPVMLEQFLNYGVDIRKEPMEVAPTAHHMMGGLRITPDCMTTKKGLYACGEVTGGIHGANRLGGNSLADTQVFGKRAGESAGKTVNRDIVIDTEQIKAQRERLKRFAEGDVNPAEIRHALRKVMWKGAGIFRTKEGLQNAKSEIDALRTLKPKAVTPQNYAECCILEDMLTVAAMVVESALIRKESRGAHLRKDVPTEWKPEKSPYGHTFQSLKGSGVEKREAA